A part of Solibacillus sp. FSL H8-0538 genomic DNA contains:
- the sigH gene encoding RNA polymerase sporulation sigma factor SigH — translation MLKSEKIQVIQQFEQFSDEQLIEQVHLGNADALDFLITKYRLFVKAKARSYFLIGADKEDIVQEGMIGLYKAVRDFRGDKLSSFRAFAELCITRQIITAIKTATRQKHIPLNSYVSLDKPIYDEESERTLMDIITSPISENPEYLMINREEYSHLEQKMSEVLSELEQQVLERYLEGQSYNEISEELNRHVKSIDNALQRVKRKLERHLEIGEMS, via the coding sequence TTGCTTAAAAGTGAGAAGATACAAGTCATACAGCAGTTTGAACAATTTTCAGATGAACAACTTATTGAGCAGGTGCATCTAGGCAATGCCGATGCGTTGGATTTTTTGATTACAAAGTATCGACTTTTTGTGAAAGCGAAGGCAAGGTCTTATTTTTTGATTGGTGCGGATAAGGAAGACATTGTCCAAGAAGGTATGATTGGTTTATATAAAGCCGTTCGGGACTTTAGAGGAGACAAGCTGTCTTCGTTCCGTGCATTTGCGGAGTTATGTATTACGCGGCAAATTATTACGGCGATTAAAACAGCAACGCGTCAAAAGCATATTCCGTTAAATTCGTACGTCTCTTTAGACAAACCGATTTATGATGAAGAGTCCGAACGAACATTAATGGATATTATTACGAGTCCAATCTCTGAAAATCCGGAATACTTAATGATTAACCGTGAAGAATATAGTCACCTTGAGCAAAAAATGAGCGAGGTGCTAAGTGAGCTAGAACAGCAAGTATTAGAGCGCTATTTGGAAGGCCAATCCTATAATGAAATTTCTGAAGAATTGAATCGGCACGTAAAGTCGATTGATAATGCGTTGCAACGTGTAAAGCGTAAATTGGAGCGTCATTTGGAAATCGGAGAAATGAGTTGA
- the rplK gene encoding 50S ribosomal protein L11, which yields MAKKVIKVVKLQIPAGKANPAPPVGPALGQAGVNIMGFCKEFNARTADQAGLIIPVEISVFEDRSFTFITKTPPAAVLLKVAAGIQSGSGEPNRNKVATVKRDKVREIAEQKMPDLNAASVEAAMLMVEGTARSMGIVIED from the coding sequence GTGGCTAAAAAAGTTATTAAAGTTGTAAAACTTCAAATCCCTGCTGGAAAAGCAAACCCAGCACCGCCAGTTGGTCCTGCATTAGGTCAAGCCGGTGTTAACATTATGGGATTCTGTAAAGAATTCAACGCTCGTACTGCTGATCAAGCTGGTCTTATTATTCCAGTTGAAATTTCAGTATTCGAAGATCGTTCATTTACTTTCATTACAAAAACTCCACCTGCAGCAGTGTTACTTAAAGTAGCAGCTGGTATCCAATCTGGATCTGGTGAACCAAACCGTAATAAAGTCGCAACGGTTAAACGTGATAAAGTTCGCGAAATCGCTGAACAAAAAATGCCAGACCTTAACGCTGCTTCAGTTGAAGCTGCTATGTTAATGGTTGAAGGTACTGCGCGAAGCATGGGTATCGTTATCGAAGACTAA
- the cysE gene encoding serine O-acetyltransferase has protein sequence MFKRMREDVATIFENDPAARSVLEVVLTYSGLHATWSHRIAHWFFKRKFYFIARCISQVSRFFTGIEVHPGAVIGRRFFIDHGMGVVIGETCEIGDDVTLYQGVTLGGTGKEKGKRHPTLENNVLVATGAKVLGSITVGENSKVGAGSVVLKDVPQNATVVGIPGKVVIKDGICLENKGKLDHQNFPDPMGDRCDYLEKSLQLVQQEITRLQKESSK, from the coding sequence ATGTTTAAACGAATGAGGGAAGATGTAGCGACTATTTTTGAAAATGATCCTGCTGCACGTAGCGTATTAGAAGTCGTTTTAACGTATTCAGGCTTACATGCTACTTGGTCACACCGCATTGCACATTGGTTTTTCAAAAGAAAATTTTACTTTATTGCACGTTGTATTTCACAAGTCAGTCGCTTCTTTACAGGCATTGAAGTTCACCCAGGTGCAGTAATAGGTCGTCGTTTCTTTATTGATCATGGTATGGGTGTGGTTATTGGGGAAACATGTGAGATTGGTGATGATGTCACTCTTTACCAAGGTGTTACGCTAGGTGGTACGGGAAAAGAAAAGGGGAAACGTCACCCGACTTTAGAAAATAATGTACTTGTGGCGACGGGTGCGAAAGTACTTGGCTCGATTACTGTCGGTGAAAATAGTAAAGTAGGGGCAGGGTCTGTTGTGTTAAAAGATGTGCCGCAAAATGCAACGGTTGTTGGCATCCCGGGCAAGGTCGTTATAAAAGACGGTATTTGCTTAGAAAATAAGGGGAAATTAGATCATCAAAATTTCCCTGACCCAATGGGAGATCGCTGTGATTACTTAGAGAAATCCTTACAACTAGTACAACAAGAAATTACACGATTACAAAAGGAGAGCAGCAAATGA
- the gltX gene encoding glutamate--tRNA ligase → MTKQVRVRYAPSPTGFLHIGGARTALFNYLYAKHHNGTFVVRIEDTDIERNVEGGEASQLDNLRWLGITPDESIDIGGPYAPYRQMERLDIYKEHAEKMLEAGQAYKCFCSSEKLEAAREAQKANGVAAPTYDGTCRHLSAEEVAAKEAAGEAYTIRMAVPENTTYKFNDLVRGEVTFESKDIGDWVLVKANGIPTYNYAVVLDDHFMEISHVFRGEEHLSNTPKQMMIFDAFGWEYPAYGHMTLIVNEDRKKLSKRDETIIQFVAQYKDLGFLPEAMFNFFGLLGWSPEGEDEIFSKEEFIQLFDEKRLSKSPSMFDKTKLTWMNNQYIKTLSRENVVALALPHLQKAGLLPEELSAEQYAWAADVIGLYHEQMSFGAEIVELSSLFFVDEIEYDEEANEVLAGEQVPEVMASFKKQLEVLESFDADSIKAAIKAVQKETGHKGKNLFMPIRVVTTGQTHGPELPNSIALIGQEKAIARVEKYAK, encoded by the coding sequence ATGACGAAACAAGTTCGCGTACGTTATGCGCCATCTCCAACGGGTTTCTTACACATCGGTGGAGCACGCACAGCGTTATTCAATTACTTATATGCAAAACACCATAACGGAACATTTGTGGTTCGTATTGAGGATACAGACATCGAACGCAACGTAGAAGGTGGAGAGGCATCTCAGCTGGATAACTTACGTTGGTTAGGTATTACACCAGATGAATCAATTGATATCGGTGGTCCATACGCACCGTACCGCCAAATGGAGCGCTTAGATATTTATAAAGAGCATGCAGAAAAAATGTTGGAAGCTGGCCAAGCGTATAAATGCTTCTGTTCTTCAGAAAAATTAGAAGCAGCTCGTGAAGCGCAAAAAGCAAACGGCGTAGCAGCACCAACTTATGATGGTACTTGTCGTCATTTATCGGCTGAAGAAGTTGCGGCGAAAGAAGCTGCTGGCGAAGCATACACTATTCGTATGGCTGTTCCAGAAAATACAACTTATAAATTCAATGACCTAGTACGCGGTGAGGTTACATTCGAGTCAAAAGATATCGGTGACTGGGTGCTCGTTAAAGCGAACGGTATTCCAACTTACAACTATGCGGTTGTTCTTGATGATCACTTCATGGAAATTTCACACGTATTCCGTGGGGAAGAACATTTATCAAACACACCAAAACAAATGATGATCTTTGATGCATTTGGTTGGGAATATCCAGCGTACGGTCACATGACATTAATCGTGAACGAAGACCGCAAAAAATTATCAAAACGTGACGAAACAATTATTCAGTTCGTTGCGCAATATAAAGACCTTGGTTTCTTACCAGAAGCGATGTTCAACTTCTTTGGTTTACTTGGTTGGTCTCCAGAAGGGGAGGATGAAATCTTTTCGAAAGAAGAATTCATCCAATTATTTGATGAAAAACGCCTTTCTAAATCACCATCGATGTTTGATAAAACAAAGCTTACTTGGATGAATAACCAATATATTAAAACATTATCTCGTGAAAATGTAGTGGCACTTGCCTTGCCGCACTTACAAAAAGCAGGTCTTTTACCAGAAGAACTTTCTGCAGAGCAATATGCATGGGCTGCTGATGTAATTGGTCTTTACCATGAGCAAATGAGCTTTGGTGCAGAAATCGTGGAATTATCTAGCCTATTCTTCGTAGATGAAATCGAATATGATGAAGAGGCAAACGAAGTATTAGCTGGTGAGCAAGTTCCAGAAGTAATGGCTTCATTCAAAAAACAACTTGAAGTATTAGAGTCATTTGATGCAGATTCGATTAAAGCGGCGATTAAAGCAGTGCAAAAAGAAACAGGTCATAAAGGGAAAAACTTATTCATGCCAATCCGTGTTGTAACAACTGGTCAAACACATGGCCCAGAATTACCGAATTCGATCGCGTTAATTGGTCAAGAAAAAGCAATTGCACGAGTAGAAAAATACGCTAAGTAA
- the secE gene encoding preprotein translocase subunit SecE, which translates to MGKITNFLHEVGAEMRKTSWPKSKELTKYTVVVVSTVVIMALFFVLVDLGISELFRWFLEI; encoded by the coding sequence ATGGGCAAGATTACAAACTTTCTGCATGAAGTTGGCGCAGAGATGAGAAAAACAAGCTGGCCAAAAAGTAAAGAGCTAACGAAGTATACAGTTGTAGTAGTTTCTACAGTTGTTATTATGGCTCTATTTTTTGTGCTAGTTGATTTAGGAATTTCAGAATTATTCCGTTGGTTCTTAGAAATATAA
- the rlmB gene encoding 23S rRNA (guanosine(2251)-2'-O)-methyltransferase RlmB translates to MAEEQNGEMIAGKNPVLEALRSGREINKVWIGEGVKKAGINELLDLARERGVLVQFVPKKKVDQLTDANHQGIVASVAAYDYAQLDDLFAAAKEKSEDPFFLILDELEDPHNLGSIMRTADAIGAHGIIIPKRRAVGLTAVVAKSSTGAIEHVPVVRVTNLAQTVDELKDRGVWIAGTDAKGSADYRKMDATLPLALIIGSEGKGMSRLLKDKCDFLYHLPMVGHVTSLNASVAAALLMYEVYRKRQEVNG, encoded by the coding sequence ATGGCGGAAGAACAAAATGGAGAAATGATCGCAGGTAAAAATCCGGTATTAGAAGCACTTCGTTCAGGTCGTGAAATTAATAAAGTATGGATTGGCGAAGGGGTTAAAAAAGCGGGTATTAACGAATTGCTGGATTTAGCACGTGAACGTGGAGTCCTTGTACAATTTGTCCCGAAGAAAAAGGTTGATCAGCTAACAGATGCTAATCATCAAGGGATCGTAGCGTCCGTTGCGGCATATGATTATGCCCAGCTAGACGATTTATTCGCAGCAGCGAAAGAAAAAAGTGAAGACCCGTTCTTTTTAATTTTAGATGAGTTAGAAGACCCGCATAACTTAGGTTCCATTATGCGTACAGCAGATGCAATTGGGGCGCATGGCATTATCATTCCGAAGCGCCGTGCAGTTGGTTTAACGGCGGTTGTTGCAAAATCCTCTACAGGAGCAATTGAGCACGTGCCGGTTGTACGTGTAACGAATTTAGCGCAAACAGTGGACGAGCTAAAGGACCGTGGCGTTTGGATTGCGGGTACAGATGCAAAAGGTTCAGCAGACTACCGCAAGATGGATGCGACATTACCACTTGCGCTTATTATTGGAAGTGAAGGCAAGGGCATGAGCCGTCTCTTAAAAGATAAATGTGATTTCCTTTACCACTTGCCAATGGTTGGTCATGTTACTTCGTTAAATGCGTCAGTAGCAGCAGCGTTACTTATGTATGAAGTGTACCGTAAGCGACAAGAAGTTAACGGATAA
- the rpmG gene encoding 50S ribosomal protein L33 codes for MAKKVVLSCEKCGSRNYTLPAKEGATMRLELKKFCSHCNEHTVHKQTL; via the coding sequence ATGGCAAAAAAAGTCGTTCTAAGTTGTGAGAAATGTGGCTCAAGAAACTATACACTTCCTGCTAAAGAGGGAGCAACAATGCGTCTTGAATTGAAAAAGTTTTGCTCACATTGCAATGAACATACAGTGCATAAGCAGACGTTATAA
- a CDS encoding NYN domain-containing protein encodes MQNILLVDGYNMIGAWKELRSLRDDHFEDARDRLIELMAEYKADTGWRVVVVFDAHLVPGTEQLYVQHAVEVIYTRKNETADERIEKLSTELKGRKVQIHVATSDMTEQNVVFGHGALRKSARELEIEMQIIQSRISSKVKLSQVEKPASRIRLSRDVELAFEKWRRGMK; translated from the coding sequence ATGCAAAATATTTTGCTAGTAGACGGCTATAATATGATCGGTGCTTGGAAAGAGCTCCGGTCATTACGTGATGACCATTTCGAAGATGCGCGTGACCGTTTGATCGAGCTTATGGCAGAATATAAAGCGGATACAGGTTGGCGCGTCGTCGTTGTATTTGATGCACATTTAGTACCGGGCACTGAGCAGTTATACGTTCAACATGCGGTGGAAGTTATTTATACACGTAAAAACGAAACGGCAGATGAACGTATTGAAAAACTTTCCACTGAATTGAAGGGTAGAAAAGTACAAATCCATGTAGCGACGTCGGATATGACGGAGCAAAACGTTGTATTTGGACATGGTGCCCTTCGAAAATCGGCGCGTGAGTTAGAAATTGAGATGCAAATCATTCAATCAAGGATATCTTCAAAGGTAAAATTATCACAGGTCGAAAAACCCGCTTCACGAATTAGATTATCAAGAGATGTTGAATTAGCGTTCGAGAAATGGAGAAGGGGCATGAAATAA
- the nusG gene encoding transcription termination/antitermination protein NusG codes for MEKNWYVVHTYSGYENRVKANLEKRVETMGMQDKIFRVIVAEQEEIDVKEDGKKRTVMRKVFPGYVLVELIMTDDAWYVVRNTPGVTGFIGSSGGGVKPTPLLPEEADRLLEQMGMTETKQGEIHFSVDEVVEVLEGPFAHFQGRIHEIDIENAKVKVSVDMFGRETKMELDFEQIRKL; via the coding sequence ATGGAGAAAAATTGGTATGTAGTTCATACTTATTCAGGTTATGAAAACCGAGTAAAAGCAAACCTTGAAAAGCGTGTTGAAACGATGGGGATGCAAGATAAAATCTTCCGTGTCATCGTTGCTGAACAAGAAGAAATTGATGTAAAAGAAGATGGTAAAAAGCGTACAGTAATGCGTAAAGTATTCCCAGGTTATGTATTAGTTGAACTAATCATGACAGACGATGCTTGGTATGTTGTACGTAATACACCAGGTGTAACTGGATTTATCGGTTCTTCAGGCGGCGGTGTTAAACCAACACCATTACTTCCAGAAGAAGCAGATCGCCTATTAGAACAAATGGGTATGACTGAAACTAAACAAGGTGAAATTCACTTTTCAGTGGATGAGGTTGTTGAAGTACTTGAAGGACCGTTTGCGCACTTCCAAGGACGTATCCATGAAATTGATATTGAAAATGCAAAAGTGAAAGTAAGCGTTGATATGTTTGGGCGCGAAACAAAAATGGAACTTGACTTTGAACAAATTCGTAAATTATAG
- the ispF gene encoding 2-C-methyl-D-erythritol 2,4-cyclodiphosphate synthase: protein MFRIGQGFDVHAFAEGRPLILGGIEIPHDRGLLGHSDADVLLHTVTDAALGAIGEGDIGRHFPDTDPEWKDADSAKLLAYIWKIVEDKGYVLGNVDCTIMAQRPKMAPYIGQMQNRIAELLNADPTQVNVKATTTEKLGFTGREEGIAAMATILLIKK, encoded by the coding sequence ATGTTTCGTATTGGACAAGGTTTTGACGTTCATGCCTTTGCAGAAGGACGTCCATTAATTTTAGGTGGAATTGAAATCCCCCATGACCGCGGCTTACTAGGTCACTCTGATGCAGACGTATTACTACATACTGTAACAGATGCCGCACTTGGCGCAATTGGTGAAGGGGATATTGGTCGTCACTTCCCTGATACAGACCCAGAATGGAAAGATGCAGATTCAGCAAAGTTACTTGCGTACATCTGGAAAATTGTTGAGGATAAAGGTTATGTGCTTGGTAACGTTGATTGCACGATAATGGCACAGCGTCCGAAAATGGCGCCATATATTGGGCAAATGCAAAATCGCATTGCGGAGTTATTAAATGCCGATCCCACACAAGTGAATGTGAAAGCGACAACGACAGAAAAGTTAGGCTTCACTGGTCGTGAGGAAGGGATCGCTGCAATGGCAACGATTTTATTAATCAAAAAATAA
- a CDS encoding Mini-ribonuclease 3, protein MHKLRTQDVKQLNALALAYMGDAVLEQRIREHLLLSGGVKPNALHKEATSYVSAKAQSMIMHRLIDVQFLTEEELAVFRRGRNAKSGSVPKNTDVRTYRNSSGFEAVLGSLFLTKQLDRVNEIIDYAIEIIEESKGVS, encoded by the coding sequence ATGCATAAGCTTCGAACACAAGATGTAAAACAGTTAAATGCACTCGCACTCGCATATATGGGTGACGCAGTTTTAGAGCAGCGCATTCGTGAACACCTGCTGTTATCAGGAGGCGTAAAGCCGAATGCGCTGCATAAAGAGGCGACAAGTTATGTATCAGCAAAAGCACAGTCCATGATTATGCATCGCTTAATAGATGTACAATTTTTAACGGAAGAGGAGCTCGCTGTATTCCGTCGTGGGCGCAATGCGAAATCGGGCTCTGTTCCGAAAAATACAGACGTACGAACTTACCGTAATAGCTCAGGCTTTGAGGCGGTATTAGGTAGTCTATTCCTAACGAAACAACTAGACCGCGTAAATGAAATAATTGATTACGCAATTGAAATCATTGAAGAATCAAAAGGAGTGTCATGA
- the rplA gene encoding 50S ribosomal protein L1 — translation MAKKGKKLQDAAKLVDRATLYSVEEAVALAQKTSTVNFDATVEVAFKLGIDTRKNDQQIRGAVVLPHGTGKTQKVLVFAKGEKLKEAEAAGADYVGDAEYIQKIQQGWFDFDVIVATPDMMGEVGKLGRVLGPKGLMPNPKTGTVTFDVTKAIEEIKAGKVEYRAEKAGIIHAPIGKVSFETEKLVENFLAVFDVVAKAKPAAAKGTYMKSVNLTTTMGPAVKVDASSVVNK, via the coding sequence ATGGCTAAAAAAGGTAAAAAACTGCAAGATGCAGCTAAATTAGTAGACCGTGCAACTCTATACTCAGTAGAAGAAGCAGTAGCTTTAGCACAAAAAACAAGCACAGTAAACTTCGACGCAACTGTAGAAGTAGCTTTCAAACTTGGAATCGATACTCGTAAAAACGACCAACAAATCCGTGGTGCAGTAGTACTTCCACACGGTACTGGTAAAACTCAAAAAGTTTTAGTATTCGCTAAAGGTGAAAAACTTAAAGAAGCAGAAGCAGCTGGCGCTGATTATGTAGGCGATGCTGAATACATCCAAAAAATCCAACAAGGTTGGTTTGATTTCGATGTAATCGTAGCTACTCCTGATATGATGGGTGAAGTTGGTAAATTAGGTCGCGTATTAGGACCAAAAGGTTTAATGCCAAACCCTAAAACTGGTACAGTTACTTTCGACGTAACGAAAGCTATCGAAGAAATCAAAGCTGGTAAAGTAGAGTACCGCGCTGAAAAAGCTGGTATCATCCACGCTCCTATCGGTAAAGTTTCTTTCGAAACAGAAAAATTAGTAGAAAACTTCTTAGCAGTATTTGATGTAGTAGCTAAAGCTAAACCAGCTGCAGCAAAAGGTACTTACATGAAGTCAGTAAACTTAACTACAACAATGGGGCCGGCTGTTAAAGTTGATGCTTCTAGCGTAGTAAATAAATAA
- the ispD gene encoding 2-C-methyl-D-erythritol 4-phosphate cytidylyltransferase encodes MRYEVVLPAAGSGKRMGAGKNKLFLQLQDRPILIHTLTVFEQDANCTGIWLAVKPEERTFIQELLTAYGMTKVKGLPAGGEERQHSVHSCIKEMKEVDIVLVHDAARPFITQEIIVRLAQTAYEKGAAIAGVRAKDTMKKVTEGVITETVDRESLWVIQTPQAFRFDLIKEAADVAEKIGFLGTDEAMLVERLGHKVHIVESSYENVKMTTKEDLLFGEAILANRSR; translated from the coding sequence TTGCGATATGAAGTAGTATTGCCTGCTGCCGGAAGCGGTAAGCGTATGGGGGCAGGGAAAAATAAATTATTTTTACAATTACAAGACCGTCCGATTTTAATTCATACGCTCACAGTATTTGAACAGGATGCTAATTGTACTGGTATTTGGCTTGCAGTAAAGCCAGAGGAGCGCACATTTATCCAAGAGCTCCTCACCGCGTACGGCATGACGAAAGTCAAAGGTTTACCAGCTGGTGGTGAGGAGCGTCAGCATTCGGTTCATTCATGTATTAAAGAAATGAAAGAAGTGGACATTGTACTCGTCCATGATGCTGCGCGTCCATTTATTACCCAAGAAATTATTGTGCGTTTAGCGCAGACGGCTTACGAAAAAGGTGCTGCTATTGCGGGTGTGCGCGCGAAGGATACGATGAAAAAGGTGACAGAAGGCGTCATTACTGAAACAGTCGACCGTGAAAGTTTGTGGGTAATTCAAACGCCGCAAGCTTTTCGGTTTGATCTGATTAAAGAAGCGGCAGATGTAGCGGAAAAGATTGGTTTTCTCGGTACTGACGAGGCAATGTTAGTAGAGCGACTTGGTCACAAAGTGCACATTGTTGAGAGTAGCTATGAAAATGTTAAAATGACAACTAAAGAAGACTTATTATTCGGTGAGGCGATTTTAGCGAATCGTAGCCGCTAG
- a CDS encoding PIN/TRAM domain-containing protein translates to MLKMVIQVAFLFIGGALGLLFLPPLYEFINLSSNPWINNPYISVTLGATILFVLSFVLSDYCVRLITWLEDTLFKLPVGDLLFGTLGLIIGLSVAFLIGFGINRIEIPVVTDLVLVTLTIISGYLGFRLGFKKRDELLQMFSTKSSAKRKATEALAQQEEKVLYKLLDTSVIIDGRIADISETGFVEGTLVVPQFVLTELQHIADSSDTLKRTRGRRGLDILKRLQDERASKVLITEVDFEDIQEVDLKLVRLAKKMNAQILTNDFNLNKVCELHQVQVLNINDLANAVKPIVIPGEDMQVVVIKDGKEHNQGIAYLDDGTMIVVEGGRAFIGQAITVTVTSVLQTSAGRMIFAKPKEDKAV, encoded by the coding sequence ATGTTAAAAATGGTAATTCAAGTTGCATTTCTATTTATCGGGGGAGCGTTAGGTCTACTTTTCTTACCGCCATTATACGAGTTTATTAATTTATCATCTAATCCTTGGATCAACAATCCATATATTTCGGTAACTCTAGGAGCAACGATTTTATTTGTGTTGTCATTCGTATTGTCTGATTATTGTGTGCGTTTGATTACATGGCTAGAAGATACACTGTTTAAATTGCCGGTGGGTGATTTACTATTTGGTACGCTTGGTCTAATTATTGGACTAAGTGTTGCGTTTCTAATTGGATTTGGCATCAATCGTATTGAGATTCCCGTTGTCACTGATTTAGTGCTGGTTACGTTGACCATTATTTCGGGGTATTTAGGATTCCGTCTAGGTTTTAAGAAACGTGATGAGTTATTACAAATGTTTTCAACGAAATCTTCGGCTAAGCGGAAGGCCACTGAAGCACTTGCTCAGCAAGAAGAGAAGGTGTTGTATAAACTGTTAGATACGAGTGTAATTATTGACGGGCGCATTGCGGATATTTCGGAAACAGGTTTTGTTGAGGGGACACTTGTTGTACCGCAGTTTGTATTAACTGAGCTACAGCATATTGCAGATTCATCGGATACATTAAAACGCACTCGTGGACGCCGAGGCTTAGACATACTAAAGCGCCTGCAAGATGAGCGCGCGTCAAAGGTACTTATTACAGAAGTTGATTTCGAAGACATACAGGAAGTGGATTTAAAGCTTGTGCGGTTAGCCAAAAAAATGAATGCACAAATTTTAACGAATGATTTCAATTTAAATAAAGTATGTGAGTTGCATCAAGTACAAGTATTAAATATTAATGATTTAGCGAATGCTGTTAAACCGATTGTTATTCCTGGAGAGGATATGCAGGTGGTTGTCATAAAAGACGGCAAAGAGCATAATCAAGGTATTGCTTATTTAGATGATGGTACGATGATTGTCGTTGAAGGTGGGCGCGCATTTATTGGTCAAGCGATTACCGTAACAGTGACGAGCGTACTGCAAACGTCTGCTGGTCGTATGATTTTCGCGAAACCAAAAGAAGATAAAGCTGTATAA
- the cysS gene encoding cysteine--tRNA ligase, which translates to MSIQIFNSLTRQKEPFIPLEEGKVKMYVCGPTVYNYIHIGNSRPVIVYDTVRRYLQYAGYHVKFVSNFTDVDDKIIKAANELGEEVFELTERFIGAYFEDITALGCKKADAHPRVTDHMDDIITFIGVLIEKGYAYESQGDVYYRTRKFDGYGKLSHQSIDDLKVGARIEAGEKKEDPLDFALWKAVKPGEVFWASPWGDGRPGWHIECSVMAREHLGDTIDIHAGGQDLTFPHHENEIAQSEAHNNKEFARYWMHNGYINIDNEKMSKSLGNFVLVNDIRKQIDPQVLRFFMLSVHYRHPINFAQDLVESARVGLERIRTAYANVQHRLTTTASLADGSNDWLEKIATAKVQFEEAMNDDFNTANAISVLFDLSRIANIYLNESNTDVTVLQAFLVTFDTIGEVLGIQVAVEAGLLDEEIEALIVERNTARKNRDFARSDEIRDQLLSMDIVLEDTRQGTRWKRGQ; encoded by the coding sequence ATGAGTATTCAAATTTTTAACTCGTTAACAAGACAAAAGGAGCCTTTCATTCCGTTAGAAGAAGGCAAAGTAAAAATGTATGTATGTGGACCAACTGTTTATAACTATATTCATATCGGAAATTCTCGTCCAGTTATTGTCTATGATACAGTACGCCGCTACTTACAATACGCAGGCTATCATGTGAAATTCGTATCAAATTTTACAGATGTAGATGACAAAATTATTAAAGCAGCAAACGAGCTTGGTGAGGAAGTATTTGAGTTAACGGAACGTTTCATCGGTGCTTATTTTGAAGATATTACAGCACTGGGTTGTAAAAAAGCAGACGCTCATCCACGAGTAACTGATCATATGGATGACATTATTACCTTTATTGGGGTTCTAATTGAAAAAGGTTATGCATATGAATCACAAGGCGATGTCTATTACCGTACGCGTAAATTTGACGGCTACGGTAAACTATCACATCAATCAATTGATGATTTGAAAGTAGGGGCACGAATTGAAGCGGGTGAGAAAAAAGAAGACCCTCTAGACTTCGCGCTTTGGAAGGCTGTAAAACCAGGCGAAGTATTTTGGGCATCTCCTTGGGGGGATGGACGCCCAGGCTGGCATATCGAGTGTTCGGTTATGGCACGTGAACATTTAGGAGACACAATTGATATTCATGCGGGTGGGCAGGATTTAACATTCCCTCACCATGAAAATGAAATCGCGCAATCAGAAGCGCATAATAATAAAGAATTCGCACGTTACTGGATGCATAACGGGTACATTAATATTGATAACGAAAAAATGTCTAAATCTCTTGGTAATTTTGTATTAGTTAATGACATCCGCAAGCAAATTGATCCGCAAGTCCTGCGTTTCTTCATGCTATCTGTACATTACCGTCATCCGATTAACTTTGCTCAAGATTTAGTTGAATCGGCTCGTGTGGGGTTAGAACGAATTCGTACAGCCTATGCCAATGTGCAGCACCGTTTAACGACAACGGCAAGCTTAGCAGATGGTAGCAATGATTGGTTAGAAAAAATTGCCACGGCAAAAGTACAGTTTGAAGAGGCGATGAATGATGATTTCAATACAGCGAACGCGATTTCAGTATTATTCGATCTGTCACGTATTGCGAACATTTACTTAAACGAAAGCAATACAGATGTAACTGTACTGCAGGCATTCTTAGTTACATTTGATACTATTGGTGAGGTCCTTGGAATTCAAGTAGCGGTAGAAGCGGGTTTATTAGATGAAGAAATCGAAGCGTTAATTGTTGAGCGTAACACAGCACGTAAAAACCGTGATTTTGCACGTTCTGATGAAATTCGTGACCAACTACTGAGCATGGATATTGTACTTGAAGACACTCGTCAAGGGACACGCTGGAAACGAGGACAGTAA